In the genome of Tsukamurella tyrosinosolvens, one region contains:
- a CDS encoding 3-hydroxyacyl-CoA dehydrogenase NAD-binding domain-containing protein: protein MAENMIRWEQDADGIVTLTMDDPTSSANTMNDLYRESMGATIDRLEAEKDSITGVVLTSAKKTFFAGGNLGLIRQARPEDAATLRDNVESMKAALRRLETLGKPVVAAINGAALGGGLEIALATHHRIAADARGSQIGLPEVTLGLLPGGGGVTRTVRLLGLQGALMGVLLQGPRMKPAKAKEVGLVHEVVGTVEELIPAAKAWIKANPEGGVQPWDVKGYKIPGGSPSSPAIAANLPAFPANLRKQLKGAPMPAPRAIMAAAVEGAMVDFDTASVIEGRYFVSLATGQISKNMIKAFFFDLQHISGGGSRPEGYDKYTAKKVGVIGAGMMGAAIAYVSAKAGIEVVLKDVSLEAAQKGKAYSEKLEEKALAKGRTTAEKSAELLARITPTVDAADFAGVDLVIEAAFESVEVKHKVFQEIEDVVEPDAILGSNTSTLPITILAEGVKRSEDFIGIHFFSPVDKMPLVEIIRGAKTSDAVLAKVIDYTLQIKKTPIVVNDSRGFFTSRVIGTFVNEAIAAVGEGVNPVLIEQAGQQAGYPAAPLQLMDELTLTLPQKIRKETRAAAEAAGKPLPAHGSDAVVDAMVDAGRTGRKDGAGFYDYVDGKRTGLWPGLKDLLPAGQDIPLQDMIDRMLFAESLETVRCFDEGVMDSVADANIGSIFGIGFPAWTGGVLQFINGYTAPDGTVGPKAFVARAQELTKYGEQFTPPASLVAKAEAGETYE, encoded by the coding sequence ATGGCTGAGAACATGATCCGCTGGGAGCAGGACGCCGACGGCATCGTCACCCTGACGATGGACGACCCCACCAGCTCCGCGAACACCATGAACGACCTGTACCGCGAGTCGATGGGCGCCACCATCGACCGCCTGGAGGCCGAGAAGGACTCCATCACGGGCGTCGTGCTCACCTCGGCGAAGAAGACCTTCTTCGCCGGCGGCAACCTGGGCCTCATCCGCCAGGCGCGTCCCGAGGACGCCGCGACGCTGCGCGACAACGTCGAGTCGATGAAGGCCGCGCTGCGCCGCCTCGAGACCCTCGGCAAGCCCGTCGTCGCCGCGATCAACGGCGCCGCCCTGGGCGGCGGCCTCGAGATCGCGCTGGCCACGCACCACCGCATCGCCGCCGACGCGCGCGGCTCGCAGATCGGCCTCCCCGAGGTCACCCTGGGCCTGCTCCCCGGCGGCGGCGGCGTGACCCGCACCGTGCGGCTGCTGGGCCTGCAGGGCGCGCTCATGGGCGTCCTACTGCAGGGTCCGCGGATGAAGCCCGCGAAGGCCAAGGAGGTGGGCCTGGTCCACGAGGTCGTCGGCACCGTCGAGGAGCTGATCCCGGCCGCGAAGGCGTGGATCAAGGCCAACCCCGAGGGCGGCGTGCAGCCGTGGGACGTCAAGGGCTACAAGATCCCCGGCGGCTCGCCGAGCTCGCCCGCGATCGCCGCGAACCTGCCCGCGTTCCCCGCGAACCTGCGCAAGCAGCTCAAGGGCGCCCCGATGCCCGCGCCGCGCGCCATCATGGCCGCCGCGGTCGAGGGCGCGATGGTCGATTTCGACACCGCCAGCGTGATCGAGGGCCGGTACTTCGTCTCGCTCGCCACCGGCCAGATCTCGAAGAACATGATCAAGGCGTTCTTCTTCGACCTGCAGCACATCAGCGGCGGCGGCTCGCGCCCCGAGGGCTACGACAAGTACACCGCGAAGAAGGTCGGCGTCATCGGCGCCGGCATGATGGGCGCGGCCATCGCGTACGTCTCGGCCAAGGCCGGCATCGAGGTCGTCCTCAAGGACGTCTCGCTCGAGGCGGCGCAGAAGGGCAAGGCGTACTCCGAGAAGCTCGAGGAGAAGGCGCTCGCCAAGGGCCGCACCACCGCCGAGAAGTCGGCCGAGCTGCTCGCCCGCATCACGCCGACCGTCGACGCCGCCGATTTCGCCGGCGTGGATCTCGTGATCGAGGCCGCGTTCGAGTCGGTCGAGGTGAAGCACAAGGTGTTCCAGGAGATCGAGGACGTCGTCGAGCCCGACGCCATCCTCGGGTCCAACACCTCCACGCTGCCCATCACCATCCTCGCCGAGGGCGTCAAGCGCTCCGAGGACTTCATCGGCATCCACTTCTTCTCCCCCGTGGACAAGATGCCGCTGGTGGAGATCATCCGCGGCGCCAAGACCTCGGACGCGGTGCTGGCCAAGGTCATCGACTACACGCTGCAGATCAAGAAGACGCCGATCGTGGTCAACGACTCGCGCGGCTTCTTCACCTCCCGCGTGATCGGCACCTTCGTCAACGAGGCCATCGCCGCCGTCGGCGAGGGCGTGAACCCGGTGCTCATCGAGCAGGCCGGTCAGCAGGCCGGCTACCCGGCCGCACCGCTGCAGCTCATGGACGAACTGACGCTGACGCTGCCGCAGAAGATCCGCAAGGAGACCCGCGCCGCCGCCGAGGCCGCCGGCAAGCCGCTGCCCGCGCACGGCAGCGACGCCGTGGTCGACGCGATGGTGGACGCGGGCCGCACCGGCCGCAAGGACGGCGCGGGCTTCTACGACTACGTCGACGGCAAGCGCACCGGCCTGTGGCCGGGCCTGAAGGATCTCCTGCCCGCGGGCCAGGACATCCCGCTGCAGGACATGATCGACCGGATGCTGTTCGCCGAGTCCCTGGAGACGGTGCGCTGCTTCGACGAGGGCGTCATGGACTCCGTCGCCGACGCCAACATCGGCTCGATCTTCGGCATCGGCTTCCCCGCGTGGACCGGCGGCGTGCTGCAGTTCATCAACGGCTACACCGCGCCGGACGGCACCGTCGGCCCCAAGGCCTTCGTCGCCCGCGCGCAGGAGCTGACCAAGTACGGCGAGCAGTTCACCCCGCCCGCCTCGCTGGTCGCCAAGGCCGAGGCCGGCGAGACCTACGAGTAG
- a CDS encoding enoyl-CoA hydratase-related protein — MSEDFRRTVEGGVLTVTIDRPQRMNAFGIRAAWELARIIEEADADAAIRVVVVTGEGRAFSTGADLAGEAAEPQEALEAVNAYIRAIVGASIPVIAKVNGPCAGMAVGLALSADLTFVADTAYFLLPFVGIGLLPDAGTTALVPAAIGRTRAMGMALLGNRIYGPEALAAGMVTAVHPAEELDGAVAAAAAKLAAGPREAIAATKRAVNASTLAGLDDALRRETESQVILLKTDDHREGVDAMLGKRPARFTD; from the coding sequence GTGAGCGAGGACTTCCGGCGCACCGTCGAGGGCGGCGTCCTGACGGTGACGATCGACCGCCCGCAGCGCATGAACGCCTTCGGTATTCGCGCCGCATGGGAGCTGGCGCGCATCATTGAGGAGGCCGACGCCGATGCGGCGATCCGCGTCGTCGTGGTGACCGGCGAGGGCCGCGCGTTCAGTACCGGTGCCGACCTGGCCGGTGAGGCCGCGGAGCCGCAGGAGGCCCTCGAGGCCGTCAACGCCTACATCCGGGCGATCGTCGGCGCGTCGATCCCGGTGATCGCCAAGGTGAACGGGCCGTGCGCGGGCATGGCCGTGGGCCTCGCGCTCTCCGCCGACCTCACGTTCGTCGCCGACACCGCGTACTTCCTGCTGCCCTTCGTGGGCATCGGGCTGCTGCCCGACGCCGGTACCACCGCGCTCGTTCCCGCCGCCATCGGCCGCACCCGCGCGATGGGGATGGCGTTGCTGGGCAACCGGATCTACGGGCCGGAGGCGCTGGCCGCCGGGATGGTCACGGCCGTCCACCCGGCCGAGGAGCTCGACGGTGCCGTCGCCGCGGCCGCCGCGAAGCTCGCCGCCGGGCCTCGGGAGGCGATCGCCGCCACCAAGCGCGCCGTCAACGCCTCCACGCTCGCCGGCCTCGACGACGCGCTGCGCCGCGAGACCGAGTCGCAGGTCATTCTGCTCAAGACCGACGATCACCGCGAGGGCGTCGACGCCATGCTGGGCAAGCGCCCCGCCCGCTTCACCGATTGA
- a CDS encoding CPBP family intramembrane glutamic endopeptidase, producing MRTWAGWTVAALGIGAIGASSLVAALSGRGLRYTADSMDTIPWWQPWAPVVAGLLVALAVPARNAADGADRAEAPPDPRPQAWILLACGVAFAAGLIVLGPEEPTYTVLKLALLLAVPAAVFALDRRWGRRWPDPTSRPGWRPVPAVLAYLVVYLALSDRSESFLAGVQLLDAVLLLLVGFAMNALLEEVFYRRWLLTRWHAVLGPWAAVALSAVVWASWHVAIQGSGAPLPDAMNVLANQGVSGLFLGFLWLRYRVMWPLLVIHGVWKANPLQFLAGA from the coding sequence GTGAGGACGTGGGCGGGGTGGACGGTCGCGGCGCTCGGGATCGGCGCGATCGGCGCCTCGTCGCTCGTGGCGGCGCTCTCGGGCCGGGGACTGCGGTACACCGCGGACTCGATGGACACGATCCCGTGGTGGCAGCCGTGGGCGCCGGTGGTCGCGGGGCTGCTCGTCGCACTCGCCGTGCCCGCCCGGAACGCGGCGGACGGGGCGGACCGGGCGGAGGCACCGCCCGACCCGCGGCCCCAGGCCTGGATCCTGCTGGCCTGCGGCGTCGCCTTCGCCGCGGGCCTCATCGTGCTCGGCCCGGAGGAGCCGACGTACACCGTGCTCAAGCTCGCGCTGCTGCTCGCGGTACCCGCGGCGGTGTTCGCCCTCGACCGCCGGTGGGGCCGCCGGTGGCCCGACCCGACCTCCCGCCCCGGGTGGAGGCCCGTGCCCGCCGTCCTCGCCTATCTGGTGGTGTACCTGGCGCTCAGCGACCGGAGCGAGAGCTTCCTCGCCGGGGTGCAGCTCCTCGACGCGGTGCTCCTGCTGCTCGTCGGCTTCGCGATGAACGCGCTGCTCGAGGAGGTCTTCTACCGGCGCTGGCTGCTCACCCGCTGGCACGCCGTGCTCGGGCCGTGGGCGGCGGTCGCGCTCTCGGCGGTGGTCTGGGCGTCCTGGCACGTCGCGATCCAGGGCTCGGGTGCACCCCTGCCGGACGCGATGAACGTGCTCGCGAACCAGGGCGTGAGCGGGCTGTTCCTCGGCTTCCTGTGGCTGCGGTACCGGGTGATGTGGCCGCTGCTGGTGATCCACGGCGTGTGGAAAGCGAACCCGCTGCAGTTCCTCGCCGGAGCGTGA
- a CDS encoding NAD(P)H-dependent flavin oxidoreductase, producing MFSTRFTEQFGVRYPIVQGGMMWVGRARLAAAVSEAGGLGILTALTQPSPQDLREEIARTRELTANPFGVNLTVLPTIDPPPYDEYLRAAVESGITIIETAGSNPAKFLPYLKDNGVKVIHKCTSVRHALKAQAIGVDAVSIDGFECAGHPGEDDIPGLVLIPAAADALEIPILASGGIADARGLVAAIALGADGINMGSRFLCTVESPIAPEVKAQIVANSELDTKLIFRTLGNTARVAKNSVSVEVVETEAQGCEFEDIRHLVAGARGRKVFEDGDVEAGIWSVGLCQGLIRDVPTCAQLIERMIAEGGSIIERRLAPLAKVAEGVA from the coding sequence ATGTTCTCCACGCGATTCACCGAGCAGTTCGGCGTCCGGTACCCGATCGTCCAGGGCGGCATGATGTGGGTCGGCCGGGCCCGCCTCGCCGCCGCCGTCTCCGAGGCCGGCGGCCTCGGCATCCTCACGGCGCTGACCCAGCCGTCGCCGCAGGACCTGCGCGAGGAGATCGCGCGCACGCGCGAGCTCACGGCGAACCCGTTCGGCGTGAATCTCACCGTGCTGCCGACGATCGACCCGCCGCCCTACGACGAGTACCTGCGCGCCGCGGTCGAATCGGGCATCACGATCATCGAGACGGCCGGCTCGAACCCGGCGAAATTCCTGCCGTACCTCAAGGACAACGGCGTCAAGGTGATCCACAAGTGCACCAGCGTCCGGCACGCGCTCAAGGCGCAGGCCATCGGCGTCGACGCGGTCTCGATCGACGGCTTCGAGTGCGCGGGTCACCCCGGCGAGGACGACATCCCCGGCCTGGTCCTGATCCCCGCCGCCGCCGACGCCCTGGAGATCCCGATCCTCGCGTCCGGCGGCATCGCCGACGCCCGCGGCCTCGTCGCCGCGATCGCGCTGGGCGCCGACGGCATCAACATGGGCAGCCGCTTCCTGTGCACCGTCGAGTCGCCGATCGCGCCGGAGGTGAAGGCGCAGATCGTCGCGAACTCCGAGCTGGACACGAAGCTCATCTTCCGCACGCTGGGCAACACCGCTCGCGTCGCCAAGAACTCGGTGTCGGTCGAGGTGGTGGAGACCGAGGCGCAGGGCTGCGAGTTCGAGGACATCCGGCATCTCGTCGCGGGCGCGCGCGGCCGGAAGGTCTTCGAGGACGGCGACGTCGAGGCCGGCATCTGGAGCGTCGGCCTGTGTCAGGGGCTCATCCGCGACGTCCCCACGTGCGCGCAGCTCATCGAGCGGATGATCGCCGAGGGCGGCTCCATCATCGAGCGGCGCCTCGCGCCGCTCGCGAAGGTCGCGGAGGGCGTGGCGTGA
- a CDS encoding aldehyde dehydrogenase family protein has product MTAPSKTTTGDLISTDPRTGAEVARFPIADAASVVDAVDRAREAAQWWGDLEPKARRSWLLRFRSELARRSEDLAGVITAETGKPHDDALLEVMLAIVHLDWAAKNAEKVLGRRKVGTGMMGANLTATVEHRPFGVIGVIGPWNYPVYTPMGSISYALAAGNAIVFKPSELTPAVGQFLADTWAAACPAQPVLQVVHGRGDTGAALCRSGVDKLAFTGSARTARTVMAACAETLTPVTIEGGGKDAMIVDADADVDAAVKAAAFGAYGNGGQTCAGVERVYVVADRYDEFVDKLAAASREIHGGETDGVDYGPATMPAQLQIIASHIDDALSRGGRALVGGRESVGERTVQPVLLVDVPDDSTAVTEETFGPTVVVTRVEDVDEAIDKANDSTYGLSAAIMTKNIDRGRELARRLRTGAVAVNSFLSFASVPALPFGGLGDSGFGRIHGADGLREFSRPQSVAAQKFALPMDLLSFTRKERDMKSVRMMLKHLYGR; this is encoded by the coding sequence ATGACCGCACCGTCGAAGACCACGACCGGTGACCTGATCTCGACCGACCCGCGCACCGGCGCGGAGGTCGCACGCTTCCCCATCGCCGACGCGGCCTCCGTGGTCGACGCCGTGGACCGGGCCCGCGAGGCCGCCCAGTGGTGGGGCGACCTCGAGCCCAAGGCCCGCCGGAGCTGGCTGCTGCGCTTCCGCTCCGAGCTGGCGCGCCGGTCCGAGGACCTGGCCGGCGTGATCACCGCCGAGACCGGCAAGCCGCACGACGACGCGCTGCTCGAGGTCATGCTCGCGATCGTCCACCTGGACTGGGCCGCGAAGAACGCGGAGAAGGTGCTCGGGCGCCGCAAGGTCGGCACCGGGATGATGGGCGCCAATCTGACCGCCACCGTCGAGCACCGGCCGTTCGGCGTGATCGGCGTGATCGGGCCGTGGAACTACCCCGTCTACACCCCGATGGGCTCCATCTCGTACGCCCTCGCCGCGGGCAACGCGATCGTCTTCAAGCCCAGCGAGCTGACGCCGGCCGTCGGCCAGTTCCTCGCCGACACCTGGGCCGCCGCATGCCCCGCGCAGCCCGTGCTCCAGGTGGTGCATGGCCGGGGCGACACCGGCGCCGCGCTGTGCCGGTCGGGCGTCGACAAACTGGCGTTCACCGGCTCGGCCCGCACCGCGCGCACCGTCATGGCCGCGTGCGCCGAGACGCTCACGCCCGTCACGATCGAGGGCGGCGGCAAGGACGCGATGATCGTGGACGCCGACGCGGACGTCGACGCCGCCGTGAAGGCCGCGGCGTTCGGCGCCTACGGCAACGGAGGGCAGACCTGCGCGGGGGTCGAGCGCGTGTACGTCGTCGCGGACCGGTACGACGAGTTCGTCGACAAGCTGGCCGCCGCATCCCGGGAGATCCACGGCGGCGAGACCGACGGCGTCGACTACGGCCCCGCGACCATGCCGGCGCAGCTGCAGATCATCGCCTCGCACATCGACGACGCGCTGAGCCGGGGCGGCCGCGCCCTCGTCGGCGGCCGGGAGTCGGTCGGCGAGCGCACCGTCCAGCCCGTGCTCCTCGTGGACGTTCCGGACGATTCGACCGCGGTCACCGAGGAGACCTTCGGCCCGACGGTCGTGGTCACCCGCGTCGAGGACGTCGACGAGGCCATCGACAAGGCCAACGACAGCACCTACGGGCTCTCCGCCGCGATCATGACGAAGAACATCGACCGCGGCCGCGAGCTGGCCCGCCGGCTGCGCACGGGCGCCGTGGCCGTGAACTCGTTCCTGTCGTTCGCCTCGGTGCCCGCGCTCCCGTTCGGCGGCCTCGGCGATTCCGGCTTCGGCCGGATCCACGGCGCCGACGGGCTCCGCGAGTTCAGCCGCCCCCAGTCCGTGGCCGCGCAGAAGTTCGCGCTGCCGATGGACCTGCTCTCGTTCACACGCAAGGAGCGCGACATGAAGTCCGTCCGGATGATGCTCAAGCACCTCTACGGCCGCTGA
- a CDS encoding DUF805 domain-containing protein, with the protein MTDYYQHQYQAPVAGTQSPDDLTLPLYGATFGQALRRFFASYLTSAGRASRSEFWWVALVAAAVSAVGVALIGIGNALTGEEASGAGMIPTIIGVVVLLVSGFIFGIGSICLTIRRLHDINASGWWYLPIFLLGPIPLVGFLVYIAIIVIGVLPSNPSGIRFDARS; encoded by the coding sequence ATGACGGACTATTATCAGCACCAGTACCAGGCACCGGTCGCCGGGACGCAGAGTCCCGACGATCTGACATTGCCGCTCTACGGCGCGACCTTCGGGCAGGCGCTTCGCCGATTCTTCGCGAGCTACCTCACGTCCGCGGGCCGTGCGTCGCGAAGTGAGTTCTGGTGGGTGGCGCTCGTGGCGGCGGCCGTGTCCGCCGTCGGGGTCGCGCTCATCGGCATCGGCAACGCACTCACGGGGGAAGAGGCGAGCGGTGCCGGCATGATCCCCACGATCATCGGCGTGGTTGTCCTCCTGGTGAGTGGCTTCATCTTCGGCATCGGCAGCATCTGCCTGACCATTCGGCGATTGCACGACATCAACGCCTCCGGCTGGTGGTACCTGCCGATCTTCCTGCTGGGACCGATTCCGCTCGTCGGCTTCCTCGTCTACATCGCGATCATCGTGATCGGAGTGCTGCCGAGCAACCCCTCCGGAATCCGCTTCGATGCCCGCTCGTAG
- a CDS encoding glycosyltransferase family 87 protein yields MEPDRDVPSRTDAVARDFSTALGGPVGAHALVGFQRFFTPLRLILLVTVLFLALGWTTKAGCLQQKSEGGQLVLDWSGNRPYAAMCYSDTVPLYGAERLNEGLMPYVTQFFDTDPTGARQERYMEYPVLTGMYQYAAMKVAKVWVALHEKWGVPAAIEVVLFFTVAAVGLALFWLIAVWATTRLAGGAASPSRPAARRPWDVMLMAASPLVIVHAFTNFDAIAVAAMAVGMLLWSRERHVWAGVLLGLGTAAKLYPAFLLIVLFFLCLRAGRLRPWFTATAVALATWVAVNLPILVAAPRGWWEFFHRNSIRAVDMDSIYAVISSFTGGWVFGGEGPRGGASSLANGITLVLFLAVIAGVGYLALKAPRRPRVAQLAFLLVAGFLLVNKVWSPQYSLWLVPLAVLAIPHTRLLLAWMTIDALVWVPRMMYFLGMQNKGLPEQAFTATVLLRDLAVIGLCVLVVRQIYRPDEDLVRSTYPGPYSPPLDDPAGGVLDGAPDSSWLRSRSAQRGRYQTKTTSSAARPQTPIHTPH; encoded by the coding sequence ATCGAGCCGGACCGGGACGTGCCGAGCCGGACGGATGCGGTGGCGCGGGACTTCTCGACGGCGCTCGGCGGTCCGGTGGGCGCGCACGCGCTCGTCGGCTTCCAGCGCTTCTTCACGCCGCTGCGCCTGATCCTGCTGGTCACGGTGCTGTTCCTGGCGCTGGGCTGGACGACGAAGGCCGGCTGCCTGCAGCAGAAGTCCGAGGGCGGGCAGCTGGTGCTGGACTGGTCGGGCAATCGGCCGTACGCCGCGATGTGCTACTCGGACACGGTGCCGCTGTACGGCGCGGAGCGCCTGAACGAGGGCCTCATGCCCTACGTGACCCAGTTCTTCGACACCGACCCGACGGGTGCGCGCCAGGAGCGCTACATGGAGTACCCGGTGCTCACCGGGATGTATCAGTACGCCGCCATGAAGGTCGCCAAGGTGTGGGTCGCCCTGCACGAGAAGTGGGGCGTGCCGGCGGCGATCGAGGTGGTGCTGTTCTTCACCGTCGCCGCGGTCGGGCTGGCGCTGTTCTGGCTCATCGCGGTGTGGGCGACGACGCGGTTGGCCGGCGGCGCGGCGTCCCCGTCGCGCCCGGCCGCGCGCCGACCGTGGGACGTCATGCTCATGGCCGCGTCGCCGCTGGTCATCGTGCACGCCTTCACCAATTTCGATGCGATCGCCGTCGCGGCGATGGCGGTGGGGATGTTGCTCTGGTCGCGGGAGCGGCACGTGTGGGCCGGCGTGCTCCTCGGGCTGGGCACCGCCGCGAAGCTGTACCCCGCGTTCCTGCTGATCGTGCTGTTCTTCCTGTGCCTGCGCGCGGGCCGCCTGCGGCCCTGGTTCACGGCGACGGCGGTCGCGCTGGCGACGTGGGTAGCGGTCAACCTGCCGATCCTCGTCGCGGCCCCGCGCGGCTGGTGGGAGTTCTTCCACCGGAACTCGATCCGCGCGGTCGACATGGACTCGATCTACGCCGTGATCAGCTCGTTCACCGGCGGCTGGGTGTTCGGCGGCGAGGGCCCGCGCGGCGGTGCCTCGTCGCTGGCGAACGGCATCACGCTGGTGCTCTTCCTCGCCGTGATCGCCGGCGTCGGCTACCTCGCGCTGAAGGCGCCCCGGCGGCCACGCGTCGCGCAGCTCGCCTTCCTCCTGGTGGCCGGGTTCCTGCTGGTGAACAAGGTGTGGAGCCCGCAGTACTCGCTGTGGCTCGTGCCGCTGGCGGTGCTCGCGATCCCGCACACGCGGCTCCTGCTCGCGTGGATGACGATCGACGCCCTGGTCTGGGTGCCGCGGATGATGTACTTCCTCGGCATGCAGAACAAGGGGCTGCCGGAGCAGGCCTTCACGGCCACGGTCCTCCTGCGCGACCTCGCGGTGATCGGCCTGTGCGTGCTGGTGGTCCGGCAGATCTACCGGCCCGACGAGGACCTGGTCCGGTCGACGTACCCGGGGCCGTACTCGCCTCCGCTGGACGATCCCGCAGGCGGCGTGCTCGACGGTGCGCCCGACTCCTCCTGGCTGCGCAGCCGCAGCGCGCAGCGCGGCAGGTACCAGACGAAGACCACGAGCAGCGCGGCGCGGCCCCAGACGCCGATCCACACGCCCCACTGA